One Nostoc punctiforme PCC 73102 DNA window includes the following coding sequences:
- a CDS encoding general stress protein — protein MASGQLQHAIGIFRDRQIALQALDELRSSGFPMNEISVITKTLKLNEQLDSSDTSESTITPAEGARAGGLAGARVGGLLTLVAGLGILLIPGFGPALAAESVLATLLGSGASAAAGGLIGALRGWFLPEEAAKLYNDRVFQGDYLVTIESTEGNIHQAEPILKRFGIQEWRIFDIPRS, from the coding sequence ATGGCTTCTGGACAACTTCAACACGCTATTGGTATATTTCGCGATCGCCAAATTGCACTACAGGCGCTCGACGAACTCAGAAGTAGTGGCTTTCCGATGAATGAGATTTCTGTAATCACTAAAACACTCAAGCTCAATGAGCAACTTGACAGTTCCGACACGAGTGAAAGTACTATCACTCCTGCTGAAGGTGCTAGGGCGGGTGGATTAGCAGGTGCTAGGGTGGGAGGTTTACTTACCTTGGTTGCGGGTTTGGGTATTTTGCTTATTCCTGGTTTTGGCCCAGCACTAGCAGCGGAGTCTGTTTTAGCCACACTTTTAGGAAGTGGAGCTAGTGCAGCAGCTGGCGGTCTTATTGGCGCGCTGCGGGGTTGGTTTCTTCCTGAAGAAGCCGCCAAACTCTATAATGACCGAGTATTCCAAGGCGATTATTTAGTGACAATAGAAAGTACAGAAGGCAATATCCATCAAGCCGAACCAATTCTGAAGCGTTTTGGTATTCAGGAATGGCGCATTTTTGATATTCCCAGAAGTTGA
- a CDS encoding potassium channel family protein, protein MYVLIGGAGLVGLSLAQKLVELGHTVAVIDVDPIACRYAREQVGAMAFEGSAVSTEVLLEAGIRKAGSLAAVLRSDALNLAMVTLAKHYGVTHILSRMRHPDFAEPLRIAGANHIISTVELSVSTMVNAIEYPQVESMMHFEQGQIEVLKLAIPNNCYVAGRSVAEIAQDARFPSGSLIIGYQSHPHEDLMIPNGSTILEPHSTVLIVTKPGSLHQVIDFIEQRC, encoded by the coding sequence ATGTACGTACTAATAGGTGGAGCCGGCTTAGTGGGCTTAAGTTTAGCCCAAAAACTAGTAGAGCTAGGACATACTGTTGCTGTAATTGACGTTGACCCTATTGCTTGTCGTTATGCCCGCGAACAAGTAGGAGCAATGGCTTTTGAAGGCAGCGCTGTAAGTACAGAAGTATTGCTAGAAGCTGGGATTCGCAAAGCAGGCTCCTTGGCGGCTGTCTTAAGAAGTGATGCTTTAAATTTGGCAATGGTAACTCTTGCTAAACACTACGGTGTCACCCATATTTTGAGTCGGATGCGCCACCCCGACTTTGCCGAACCATTGCGGATAGCTGGAGCCAACCATATCATCAGTACTGTTGAACTATCAGTTTCAACAATGGTGAATGCCATTGAGTATCCCCAAGTGGAATCAATGATGCATTTTGAGCAAGGACAGATTGAGGTTCTGAAACTTGCCATCCCAAACAATTGCTATGTTGCCGGTCGTAGTGTTGCCGAAATCGCTCAGGATGCCCGATTTCCTAGTGGTTCGCTAATTATTGGTTATCAATCCCATCCTCACGAAGATTTGATGATTCCTAATGGCAGTACAATACTGGAACCTCATTCAACAGTGTTGATTGTGACTAAACCAGGATCTTTACATCAAGTTATTGATTTTATTGAACAAAGATGTTGA
- a CDS encoding DUF3124 domain-containing protein, translating into MKLYPYILAIAVIFLASCQSTNISPKSQPDSIQATPVQKIVTLDKNFKIASGQTIYVPVYSHIYHHNKQEIFELAVTLSIRNTDLTNPIVITSVRYYNSEGKLIKQYLERPIQLDALASTDFFINRNDTSGGLGANFIVEWVAQTEISEPIVEAVMIGTDFQQGISFISPGRAIKSQNNDKRSSLK; encoded by the coding sequence ATGAAGCTTTATCCATATATTTTAGCGATCGCTGTTATTTTTCTGGCATCTTGTCAATCAACAAATATTTCACCCAAATCACAACCCGACTCTATTCAAGCAACCCCAGTTCAAAAAATAGTAACGCTAGATAAGAATTTTAAGATAGCAAGCGGTCAAACTATTTATGTTCCTGTCTATTCACATATCTATCATCACAATAAGCAGGAAATTTTCGAGTTAGCAGTTACACTCAGTATTCGGAATACAGATTTGACCAATCCGATCGTTATTACTTCTGTGCGCTACTACAACTCAGAAGGGAAATTAATTAAACAGTATTTGGAACGTCCTATTCAACTTGATGCGCTAGCTTCGACAGATTTTTTTATAAATAGAAATGATACCAGTGGAGGTTTAGGCGCAAACTTTATTGTTGAGTGGGTAGCCCAAACAGAAATATCCGAACCCATAGTGGAGGCAGTCATGATTGGTACTGACTTCCAACAAGGAATTTCTTTTATTAGTCCTGGTAGAGCGATCAAAAGTCAAAATAATGATAAGCGATCGTCTTTAAAATAA
- a CDS encoding cation:proton antiporter has protein sequence MDVTELVKVSIILLLLATGVALLSRRLRIPYVTGLVLAGLPITELLSRPIGLNPTLVLNLFLPILIFEAGINTDVSRLRSTFKPIALLAGPGAVLSSGIIAALLKFGLGLSWIPALFVGVILANTDTVSMIAVFKEIPVPSRLSTIVEGETLFNDAAALVSFNLILQVYSTGSLTFVEGIQQLLFISLGGCLVGLVLGYLSIPVFARLDDALSSLLLTVAVALGTFQVGQFLGVSGAVAVVVAGLIFGNLGLSQNTSASSRITLLSFWEYASFTVNTFIFLLIGVEIDLVTLWRTLPAIIFAVLAYQVGRVLTVYPLLAGIRLIDRPIPLRWQHLLFLGNIKGSLSMALALSLPETLPGRDVLIALVFGSVLVSLVGQGLSLPWVVKRLQLSKFSEVQQQVEELQAQLMTGKAAQDELDSLLKSGVLPKAVYEEMRSAYQVRIAGAEKTLRELYNRRPDDVNGKSNSSGKLDAIRRRLLLAEKGALNEAMRKRILSEEIVRGRIQNLDEQLLKLDDD, from the coding sequence GTGGATGTTACCGAATTAGTCAAAGTTTCAATTATTCTTTTGCTCCTTGCTACAGGAGTAGCTTTGCTATCCCGACGGTTGCGAATCCCTTATGTCACGGGTTTAGTATTGGCAGGTTTACCAATCACTGAGCTATTATCTCGTCCGATTGGTTTAAATCCAACCCTTGTTTTAAATCTTTTCTTGCCAATTCTCATCTTTGAAGCTGGCATTAATACAGATGTCAGCCGCCTACGCAGCACCTTTAAACCAATTGCCCTGCTAGCTGGGCCTGGGGCTGTGCTTTCCAGTGGAATTATTGCCGCCTTACTAAAATTTGGGCTGGGGCTGAGTTGGATACCTGCGTTATTTGTCGGAGTAATTCTGGCAAATACTGATACAGTTTCCATGATTGCCGTCTTTAAGGAAATACCAGTACCCTCCCGGCTTTCCACCATCGTTGAAGGAGAAACTTTATTTAATGATGCAGCTGCCCTAGTTTCATTCAACCTAATTTTGCAAGTATATTCTACAGGTTCACTCACATTTGTAGAGGGAATCCAACAACTGCTATTTATCTCTTTAGGAGGCTGCCTGGTAGGGTTAGTCTTGGGCTACTTGAGCATACCTGTATTCGCCCGTTTGGATGATGCCCTTAGCAGCTTATTACTAACAGTTGCAGTTGCATTGGGAACTTTTCAGGTTGGGCAATTTCTTGGTGTATCGGGTGCGGTGGCTGTAGTTGTCGCTGGATTAATTTTCGGGAATTTAGGGCTTTCTCAAAATACTTCTGCTTCTAGTCGCATCACTTTGTTGAGTTTTTGGGAGTATGCCAGTTTTACCGTCAACACCTTTATTTTTCTGTTAATTGGTGTAGAAATAGACCTGGTAACGCTCTGGAGAACTTTACCTGCAATTATATTTGCAGTTTTGGCTTATCAAGTTGGGCGAGTTCTGACAGTCTATCCGTTGCTAGCAGGGATTCGTTTGATTGACCGTCCAATTCCGTTGCGCTGGCAACATTTACTCTTTTTAGGTAATATCAAAGGTTCGCTCTCGATGGCTCTGGCATTGAGTTTACCAGAAACATTACCAGGGCGAGATGTTCTCATCGCTTTAGTTTTTGGTAGTGTGCTGGTGTCGTTAGTTGGACAGGGTTTAAGTTTGCCTTGGGTGGTAAAACGTTTACAGTTATCTAAATTTTCTGAAGTTCAACAACAGGTTGAAGAGTTACAAGCCCAGTTGATGACGGGTAAGGCCGCACAAGATGAATTAGATAGCTTGTTGAAATCAGGTGTACTACCAAAAGCTGTTTATGAAGAGATGCGTTCAGCTTATCAAGTGCGAATTGCCGGTGCAGAAAAGACACTGCGGGAACTTTATAATCGTCGTCCTGATGATGTAAATGGCAAAAGTAACAGCAGTGGCAAACTTGATGCCATTCGCCGCCGTTTACTGCTGGCAGAAAAAGGAGCGCTTAATGAGGCGATGCGGAAGCGAATTCTCTCAGAAGAAATTGTGCGCGGACGGATACAAAATCTTGATGAACAATTGTTGAAGTTAGATGATGATTAA
- a CDS encoding DUF389 domain-containing protein — MTPIQWETLIRDNRAFRRKVLGNNIRDRFKNFRRRGSQPEQLQKLQTDLLAESALDSAYIILIISSCAIATLGLLSNSAAVIIGAMIIAPLMLPIRGLAFGALQADITLFRKGVVAVVIGTLLAIAIASTLGWLVGLPSYGSEVLARSRPTLLDLGIAVVAGGISGYAKIETKISGSLAGTAIAVALMPPVCVIGLGLAQGNWSLSFGATLLYLTNLLGIALSCMVTFVVAGYTSMARARQPLIWTMALTAILLIPLGVSFARLVRQAQLETSLRKALLNRTVTFGRLQLLNSNTNWLANPPEVRLSVRAREPVTPRQVELLEKFIKKEMGQPFTLIFEVSEVEEIRSSEPTP; from the coding sequence ATGACACCGATTCAATGGGAAACTTTAATTAGAGATAACCGAGCATTCAGGAGGAAGGTCTTGGGTAATAACATTCGAGACCGCTTTAAAAATTTCCGCCGCCGGGGTTCGCAGCCGGAACAACTTCAAAAACTACAAACAGATTTGCTGGCAGAATCAGCCTTAGACTCAGCTTACATAATTTTGATTATTAGCTCCTGTGCGATCGCAACTTTAGGTTTATTGTCTAACAGTGCAGCTGTGATTATCGGTGCGATGATTATTGCCCCTCTAATGTTGCCGATTCGCGGGTTAGCTTTTGGTGCTTTGCAAGCAGATATTACTTTGTTTCGCAAGGGAGTAGTTGCTGTAGTAATAGGCACACTATTAGCAATAGCGATCGCCTCGACTCTGGGCTGGCTCGTGGGGTTGCCTAGTTACGGTAGCGAGGTACTGGCTCGATCTAGACCCACATTGCTAGATTTGGGAATTGCGGTAGTGGCTGGTGGTATTAGTGGCTATGCCAAAATTGAGACGAAAATCTCTGGTAGTTTAGCGGGAACTGCGATCGCTGTTGCCCTCATGCCTCCTGTCTGTGTGATTGGCTTAGGCTTGGCACAAGGGAATTGGTCACTCAGTTTCGGGGCAACCCTACTTTATCTCACCAACTTGCTAGGTATTGCCCTCTCCTGTATGGTGACATTTGTGGTAGCAGGTTACACTTCAATGGCGCGGGCCCGTCAACCCCTAATTTGGACTATGGCTTTGACAGCTATCCTGCTAATTCCTTTGGGAGTCAGCTTTGCGCGGCTTGTACGACAAGCGCAACTAGAAACCAGCTTGCGAAAAGCATTATTGAACCGAACTGTCACCTTTGGGCGATTGCAGTTACTTAACAGTAATACCAATTGGTTGGCAAATCCCCCAGAAGTCCGTTTAAGTGTCCGGGCAAGGGAACCTGTGACACCTCGGCAAGTAGAATTATTAGAAAAATTTATTAAAAAAGAGATGGGGCAACCATTCACTTTAATTTTTGAAGTTAGTGAAGTAGAGGAAATTAGAAGTTCGGAACCCACACCTTAA
- a CDS encoding cation:proton antiporter: MVVESAIAEEVITNNLKQFLLVLSVSLGVATLPQVFSWFRNIPYTLLLVIVGLGLAFVDVRLVTLSPELILFIFLPPLLFEAAWNLKWSELKRDLVPICLYAVFGVVIAIAGVAIALNQFIGISLTTALLIAASLSATDPVSVTALFRQLGVGSRLTTLMEGESLFNDGMAVVAFSFVVALSLGTVELEFQPILLQLFTVVGIGVGVGAFIGFGISYLTQRFDLPLVEQSLTLVSAYGTYLIIEDLGGSGVIGVVTTGLILGNFGSRIGMNPRTRIIVSEFWEFLAFFVNSIVFLLIGDQIRFASLGENLQIIIVTVIAMILMRAVALLILSKLSTSITRSDISLPEQTILWWGGLRGSVSIALALSVSTILPEREKIIATVFGVVLFTLLVQGLSIKPLLEKLNLLGDAPLREEYLELVARHIALERVLQHLQADKRPGIDPEFRRYQETLIKSELADLRTKIDNLQDEYPNLQSFTTEQFRGELLAIEADTYAEFVKSGRLNKELASMLEDVL, translated from the coding sequence ATGGTGGTTGAATCAGCGATCGCAGAGGAAGTTATTACAAATAATCTCAAGCAGTTTCTTTTGGTACTTTCGGTGTCTCTGGGTGTGGCAACATTACCGCAGGTATTTAGCTGGTTTCGCAATATCCCTTACACCTTGCTACTGGTGATTGTCGGGTTAGGTTTGGCCTTTGTTGATGTTCGTTTAGTAACCCTTTCCCCGGAATTAATTTTGTTCATTTTTTTACCACCGCTGCTATTTGAAGCTGCATGGAATTTGAAATGGTCAGAACTGAAGCGGGATTTAGTACCAATTTGCTTGTATGCAGTGTTTGGGGTGGTAATTGCGATCGCCGGGGTAGCGATCGCTCTCAATCAATTCATTGGTATTTCTCTAACTACAGCTTTACTCATCGCCGCCAGCCTATCTGCAACCGATCCTGTTTCTGTCACCGCTTTGTTCCGTCAACTCGGCGTAGGTAGTCGTCTTACCACTTTAATGGAAGGCGAAAGCTTATTCAATGATGGTATGGCTGTAGTTGCCTTTAGTTTTGTGGTGGCCTTATCTTTGGGAACTGTCGAATTGGAATTCCAGCCCATCTTATTGCAGTTATTTACAGTTGTTGGCATCGGTGTAGGAGTGGGGGCTTTCATTGGATTTGGGATTTCCTACCTCACCCAGCGCTTCGATTTGCCCTTAGTAGAACAATCCTTAACCCTAGTTTCCGCTTACGGCACTTACCTAATTATTGAAGACTTAGGTGGTTCTGGGGTAATTGGAGTTGTCACCACAGGTTTGATTTTAGGCAACTTTGGCTCTCGTATTGGTATGAATCCCCGCACCCGGATTATTGTCTCCGAATTTTGGGAATTTTTGGCGTTCTTTGTTAACTCAATTGTCTTTTTGCTGATTGGCGACCAAATACGCTTTGCTAGTTTGGGCGAAAACTTGCAAATCATTATAGTGACAGTGATAGCAATGATTTTGATGCGGGCAGTTGCTCTTTTGATTCTCAGCAAATTGAGTACTAGCATCACCAGATCGGATATTTCTTTACCAGAACAAACGATCCTATGGTGGGGCGGGTTACGCGGTTCCGTTTCCATTGCCCTGGCATTAAGTGTATCGACTATACTGCCAGAGCGAGAAAAAATTATTGCAACGGTATTTGGAGTAGTTCTATTTACTCTACTTGTTCAAGGATTGAGCATCAAACCTTTGTTGGAAAAACTCAATTTACTAGGTGATGCACCCTTACGTGAGGAATATTTAGAATTAGTTGCCCGTCATATTGCCTTAGAACGCGTTTTGCAACACCTCCAAGCAGACAAACGTCCCGGCATCGACCCAGAGTTTCGCCGTTATCAGGAGACACTAATCAAAAGTGAACTTGCAGATTTACGGACAAAAATTGACAATTTACAGGATGAATATCCTAATCTTCAGAGCTTTACAACAGAACAATTCCGAGGAGAACTGCTGGCAATTGAAGCAGATACTTATGCAGAATTTGTTAAGTCTGGTCGGTTAAATAAAGAATTAGCATCTATGCTTGAGGATGTTTTGTAG
- the radC gene encoding RadC family protein: protein MTYCLRIADLPTNERPRERLMTHGAKILATAELIAILLGTGQGPGKLSAVGLGQFILSELGKHQRDPLAVLREVSPAELMLISGVGPAKATSILAAIELGKRAFQSRPNDGTLIDSPLAAAATLSQDLMWQTQERFAVVLLDVKNRLLGTQVITIGTATETLASPRDIFREVIRQGATRAIVAHNHPSGNLEPSQEDIELTRQLLAGAQLLGIPVLDHLILGNGNHQSLREITTLWDEHPQGD, encoded by the coding sequence ATGACCTATTGCCTCAGAATTGCCGACCTACCTACAAATGAGCGTCCGCGTGAGCGATTAATGACGCATGGTGCCAAAATTTTAGCCACAGCAGAGTTAATCGCAATTCTTTTAGGCACTGGTCAAGGGCCAGGAAAACTATCTGCTGTAGGTTTGGGACAATTTATTTTGAGCGAATTAGGCAAACATCAACGCGATCCTTTGGCGGTTTTACGAGAAGTTAGCCCCGCAGAGTTGATGCTAATTTCTGGTGTTGGTCCGGCGAAGGCGACAAGTATATTAGCAGCAATTGAATTGGGCAAACGCGCTTTTCAATCTCGACCGAATGACGGCACATTGATTGATAGCCCCCTTGCTGCTGCCGCTACCCTCAGTCAAGATTTGATGTGGCAGACACAAGAACGTTTTGCAGTGGTGTTATTAGATGTCAAGAATCGCTTGCTGGGTACGCAAGTGATTACCATTGGCACAGCAACCGAAACCTTAGCTTCTCCCCGTGATATTTTCCGGGAAGTTATCCGTCAAGGCGCAACGCGGGCAATAGTTGCCCACAACCACCCTTCTGGGAACCTTGAACCTAGCCAGGAAGATATAGAATTGACGCGCCAGTTGTTAGCAGGGGCGCAGCTTTTGGGCATTCCGGTACTAGATCATCTGATTTTGGGTAATGGTAATCATCAGAGTTTACGGGAAATAACAACCTTGTGGGATGAACATCCGCAAGGGGATTAG
- a CDS encoding phosphoribulokinase, which produces MSRPIILGIVGDSAAGKTTLTRGIAQALGPENVTIICTDDYHRYDRQQRAEIGITALHPDCNHLDIMQQHLSLLRTGQPILKPVYSHKTGTFEAPKYIKPSKFVIIEGLLGYSTRAARDSYDVKVYLAPPEELRARWKVKRDTQKRGYTPEQVLAELEKREPDSAQFIRPQRQWSDIVISFYPPTDEDDETNGHLNVRLVLRPTIPHPDFTVITNSSYGNSDSAIRLGLDRDMCKPVDVLEVDGHATLEQVNKLEHIICSDMPHLRNICDRESNPELGKIAGTTGETLQSYPLALTQLIITYHMLKATQIYQ; this is translated from the coding sequence ATGAGCCGTCCAATAATTCTTGGTATTGTCGGCGACAGCGCTGCTGGGAAAACAACACTAACGCGGGGAATCGCTCAGGCACTCGGCCCAGAAAATGTCACAATCATCTGTACAGATGATTACCACCGTTACGATCGCCAACAACGTGCAGAAATTGGCATCACTGCCCTCCACCCAGACTGCAACCATCTAGATATTATGCAGCAACACCTGTCGCTGCTACGCACCGGACAGCCCATTCTCAAGCCAGTTTATAGCCATAAAACAGGGACATTTGAGGCACCTAAGTATATCAAGCCAAGTAAATTCGTCATTATTGAAGGATTACTCGGTTATTCTACTCGTGCCGCCCGTGATTCTTACGATGTGAAAGTCTACCTTGCGCCTCCTGAAGAATTACGTGCTAGGTGGAAAGTCAAGCGAGATACGCAAAAGCGGGGGTACACACCTGAACAGGTGCTAGCAGAATTAGAAAAGCGCGAACCAGATTCAGCCCAGTTTATTCGTCCACAAAGGCAATGGTCTGATATAGTCATCAGTTTCTATCCACCAACTGATGAAGATGATGAAACCAATGGACACCTAAATGTCCGATTGGTACTGCGTCCGACAATTCCCCATCCAGATTTCACCGTAATTACCAATTCTAGCTATGGTAATTCTGACTCAGCCATCCGCCTGGGGCTAGACAGGGATATGTGTAAGCCGGTAGATGTCTTAGAAGTTGATGGTCATGCCACCTTAGAACAGGTGAATAAGCTAGAGCATATTATTTGTTCTGATATGCCCCATCTCCGAAATATTTGCGATCGCGAAAGTAATCCCGAACTGGGTAAAATTGCTGGTACAACTGGAGAGACATTGCAAAGTTACCCCCTAGCTCTCACCCAGCTAATCATTACCTACCACATGCTCAAAGCAACGCAAATTTATCAATAA
- a CDS encoding alpha-amylase family glycosyl hydrolase — protein MEFYIKWASGDPEQGSRDGFGGDLFKYNYWVEGYNPITGQKSWLVPAREYLKAHIAHWLEYYRVDGLRLDSVNNIANYDFLQEFKDFARTLWDKRGGSGDRFLVVGEELSVPLSLIQQNRLDGLWNEKFKQIIRQVILGKNAWDEPSFEWSIRKLIDCRNLGFTDGSQAVNYITSHDVGGYGNERFFSYLVSNGIADTEPRIKLAFVSLLTSVGIPMILAGDEFADQQDLATTDDHKQIDPVNYSRVKDDWRQRIFQYVARLVRLRKTSHALAVNDTKFIHVDFNEGKRVLVWQRGNKADQLVVVVANFSDYGTPPASEYRVPNWPATPVGKQWKEITQERIVPSEWVGREGIFPWEAKVYALV, from the coding sequence TTGGAATTTTACATCAAATGGGCCAGTGGCGATCCAGAACAAGGATCAAGAGATGGCTTTGGTGGGGACTTATTTAAGTACAACTATTGGGTAGAGGGTTATAATCCCATTACTGGGCAAAAGTCATGGCTTGTGCCAGCCCGTGAATACTTAAAAGCCCATATTGCCCACTGGTTGGAATACTATCGGGTTGATGGTCTGCGGTTGGATAGCGTGAACAATATTGCCAACTATGACTTTTTGCAGGAATTTAAGGATTTTGCCCGCACCCTTTGGGACAAAAGAGGCGGAAGTGGCGATCGCTTCCTCGTAGTTGGCGAAGAGTTGAGTGTACCCCTATCTCTCATCCAACAAAATCGTCTGGATGGACTTTGGAATGAAAAGTTTAAGCAAATCATCCGACAAGTAATTTTAGGTAAGAATGCCTGGGATGAACCCAGCTTTGAGTGGAGTATTCGCAAACTAATTGATTGCCGAAACTTAGGCTTTACAGATGGCTCTCAGGCGGTAAACTATATAACTTCCCATGATGTTGGTGGTTATGGTAACGAGCGTTTCTTTAGCTATTTGGTTAGTAATGGAATTGCTGATACTGAACCGCGTATTAAGTTAGCATTTGTTTCCCTGCTTACCTCTGTAGGGATTCCCATGATCCTGGCCGGAGATGAATTTGCCGATCAACAAGATTTAGCTACAACAGACGATCATAAGCAAATTGACCCAGTTAACTACAGCCGTGTGAAAGATGATTGGCGGCAACGAATTTTCCAATATGTTGCGAGGTTGGTTCGCTTGCGTAAAACTTCTCATGCTTTAGCTGTGAATGATACTAAATTTATTCATGTTGACTTTAATGAGGGTAAGCGAGTTCTAGTCTGGCAACGTGGTAATAAAGCCGATCAATTAGTAGTTGTAGTGGCGAATTTCTCTGACTACGGCACTCCTCCTGCTTCTGAGTACAGAGTCCCAAATTGGCCTGCAACCCCAGTTGGCAAGCAGTGGAAGGAAATTACTCAAGAACGGATAGTTCCATCAGAATGGGTAGGCAGAGAAGGCATCTTCCCCTGGGAAGCGAAAGTGTACGCTCTAGTTTAA
- a CDS encoding type II secretory pathway pullulanase PulA gives MPIDLLSRKKTHFVLWRVGASELAPTLYIGNTSPESPDRLAKLREIPLRQSAEFPELWEVSAKESGLTEGQVYFYWFKVRNSDPYAAANANQILYCTDPTATTVDRRFPAPTPSESGGVNSFDPASVVLYQNGTLIPCDPQGQTVNWEGDAPLETLPTNNQLVIYELPTRWTKINSNGLIEEGVGTFRDVLALLIPEAIAPTFPMLTALNNRAHLVELGINALELLPPEDSDDNLNWGYGTANYFAADFDLGRPDSQSAPTASTDLANLIKACHQQGLRFFVDVVMAFSRNNP, from the coding sequence ATGCCTATCGATCTATTAAGCCGTAAAAAAACTCATTTTGTCTTGTGGCGTGTCGGTGCTTCAGAACTAGCTCCCACTCTCTACATTGGCAACACTAGTCCTGAAAGCCCAGACAGATTAGCTAAATTGAGAGAAATTCCGCTTCGTCAATCAGCAGAATTTCCAGAATTGTGGGAAGTTTCGGCTAAAGAATCTGGCCTGACTGAAGGACAGGTCTATTTTTACTGGTTTAAAGTCCGCAACTCAGACCCCTACGCAGCTGCCAATGCTAACCAAATTCTCTACTGTACAGATCCAACAGCGACGACTGTAGATCGGCGCTTTCCTGCACCAACGCCGTCAGAATCGGGAGGCGTTAATAGCTTCGATCCGGCAAGCGTCGTGCTTTATCAGAATGGGACGTTGATTCCCTGCGATCCACAGGGGCAAACTGTAAATTGGGAAGGTGATGCTCCTTTAGAGACGCTACCCACCAATAATCAACTGGTGATTTACGAATTACCAACCCGATGGACAAAGATTAACTCAAATGGATTGATTGAAGAAGGAGTCGGGACATTTCGTGACGTACTGGCACTCTTGATACCAGAAGCGATCGCTCCTACTTTTCCTATGCTCACCGCCTTGAATAACCGCGCTCATCTTGTGGAACTGGGAATCAACGCCTTAGAACTTCTGCCACCAGAAGACAGCGATGATAATCTCAATTGGGGCTATGGTACAGCAAATTATTTTGCAGCAGATTTTGACTTAGGCCGTCCAGATAGCCAGTCAGCACCTACTGCTTCAACTGATTTAGCTAACCTGATTAAAGCCTGCCATCAGCAAGGGTTGCGCTTTTTTGTGGATGTGGTAATGGCATTTTCGCGGAATAATCCTTAA
- a CDS encoding Uma2 family endonuclease yields MAVMLDEGGHLTGAPDLVVEVLSASKEDLR; encoded by the coding sequence TTGGCGGTAATGTTGGATGAAGGGGGACATTTAACTGGCGCACCAGATTTAGTAGTCGAAGTTTTATCTGCTAGCAAGGAAGACCTAAGATGA